The Desulfuromonadales bacterium DNA window TTGGAGGCCGAATATCCGGCAGGGATCGACGCCGAGTTCGTCGCCCAGGTGAACGAGTTCATCGACCGGTATCGCCCCGCCCTCAAGAAGCTCGCCGAGTGATGGAGTATCTCACGGCCCAGCAGGTCCTCTTCATCCACCACCGTCTGGTCACCGCTACCGGCGGCTCCCACGGCGTGCGCGACCTCGGCGCCCTGCCGGCGGCCGTGGCCCGCCCGCAGGCGACCTTCGAGGGGGTCGACCTCTATCCGGACCTCTTCGCCAAGGCCGCCACCCTGTTCGAATCCCTCATCCGCAACCACCCCTTCGTCGACGGCAACAAGCGCACCGCCGTCTCCGCCGCGGGCCTCCTCTTGCGCCGCAACGGCTTCGCGCTCGCCGCCTCACCGGAGGAGCTGTACGCCTTCACCATGGCCATGGCCACGGGCGAAGCCAGCCAGGCCGAGGCCCGGGTGTGGCTGGCCACCCATGCCCGCAGGACGTAATTGGATGCTCTGGTGGCGCTGGAAACGCTCACCGGGCAGGTTTGAACCTGCAGCCGGCCGTTTTATCCTGTCTTCTGT harbors:
- a CDS encoding type II toxin-antitoxin system death-on-curing family toxin, which gives rise to MEYLTAQQVLFIHHRLVTATGGSHGVRDLGALPAAVARPQATFEGVDLYPDLFAKAATLFESLIRNHPFVDGNKRTAVSAAGLLLRRNGFALAASPEELYAFTMAMATGEASQAEARVWLATHARRT